One stretch of Trichomycterus rosablanca isolate fTriRos1 chromosome 3, fTriRos1.hap1, whole genome shotgun sequence DNA includes these proteins:
- the LOC134310650 gene encoding E3 SUMO-protein ligase ZBED1-like: MDDEAASLGPLRDNFSFKKRPDGTFEKTTVVCKLCKKEFAYHRSYSSLKYHLNAKHVAASTAVPTANFSVPSSGTNKRSSQPTLDQMTGFRAKISKSTSEKLSNSLAKWIATDCRPLSVVEDRGLQSVLQIATSDPAYELPCRKTMASKIRQLYDDEKQSKQDILNAVDCVALTGDHWTSVSNSNYLGVTAHTVCVVNKVWQLASFVLTVEKVNNRHYAVNCADHFFSVAESWKIEQKVTTIGTDCARNMMAAARRLPFQHMPCVAHILQRSITVCLDSCGFNDVLAKCRKIVGHFRHSPANTMELYKEQRALDQENEPLIQDVSTRWNSTLFMIRRLLKNKEAVKATLDKQRHKLVLLSAAEWTKLEKLAAILEPCRHVTDLLGGETYVSCSAVLPVLRFLDHTMKVSDEDSTYIVKFKTAFMKDLSERKAALNYDWLKMATVLDPRFKDLKCLPREEREAVWKKLEELLQDGSIKATSEPTDEPPKKKGLLCFSSDSDSDSDSDDVGSNALSLYKAEQKISETDCPLQWWSAHAGAHPQLSTLARKYLASPATSVPCERVFSLAGNIIQKKRAALSSENVNRLVCLSNWLKEKK, translated from the exons ATGGACGACGAAGCCGCTTCTCTTGGTCCACTGAGGGACAACTTTAGCTTTAAAAAACGTCCTGATGGGACTTTCGAAAAGACTACTGTTGTATGCAAGTTGTGCAAAAAGGAGTTTGCTTATCACCGAAGCTACTCAAGCCTAAAGTACCATCTCAATGCAAAACATGTTGCGGCAAGCACAGCCGTCCCCACAGCTAATTTCAGCGTCCCCAGCAGCGGTACAAATAAACGCTCCAGCCAGCCCACATTGGACCAGATGACAGGTTTCAGGGCCAAAATAAGTAAGTCTACGTCTGAAAAATTAAGCAACTCCCTGGCTAAATGGATCGCAACAGACTGTAGACCGCTTTCGGTGGTAGAGGATAGGGGGCTACAGTCTGTGTTACAGATAGCGACATCGGACCCTGCTTACGAACTCCCGTGTAGGAAAACCATGGCGAGTAAGATTAGGCAGCTTTATGATGACGAAAAGCAGTCAAAACAAGACATATTGAATGCAGTTGATTGTGTTGCATTGACAGGGGACCATTGGACTTCCGTCAGCAATTCTAACTACCTTGGCGTGACCGCGCACACAGTATGCGTTGTTAACAAAGTATGGCAATTAGCATCTTTCGTCCTCACTGTAGAAAAAGTCAACAACAGACATTATGCAGTAAACTGCGCAGACCATTTTTTTTCTGTAGCTGAGTCCTGGAAAATTGAGCAAAAGGTTACAACAATTGGCACCGATTGTGCCAGAAACATGATGGCAGCAGCAAGACGGCTCCCATTTCAGCACATGCCATGTGTTGCGCATATTTTGCAGAGATCCATCACTGTGTGCCTGGACAGTTGTGGATTTAATGATGTACTAGCAAAGTGCCGCAAGATTGTGGGTCATTTCAGACACAGTCCAGCCAACACAATGGAACTGTATAAAGAGCAAAGGGCACTTGACCAGGAAAATGAACCCCTAATCCAGGATGTTTCCACAAGGTGGAACTCCACACTGTTTATGATCCGTCGTCTTCTCAAAAACAAAGAGGCAGTAAAGGCTACTCTGGACAAACAGAGGCACAAACTGGTCTTATTATCAGCAGCAGAGTGGACAAAACTAGAGAAGTTGGCAGCCATCCTTGAACCATGCAG ACATGTGACTGATCTTCTTGGTGGAGAGACTTACGTCTCATGTTCTGCGGTCTTGCCTGTCCTACGATTCCTGGACCACACTATGAAGGTCTCTGATGAGGATTCTACCTACATTGTGAAATTCAAGACTGCCTTCATGAAGGACTTGTCAGAGCGGAAAGCTGCACTTAATTATGATTGGCTCAAAATGGCTACAGTGCTTGACCCTCGCTTTAAGGACTTAAAGTGTCTTCCAAGAGAAGAGCGAGAAGCCGTGTGGAAAAAGCTTGAAGAACTCCTTCAAGATGGATCTATAAAAGCTACCTCTGAGCCCACAGATGAGCCACCAAAAAAGAAAGGCCTCTTGTGCTTTTcttctgactctgactctgattctgattctgatgatgTAGGGTCTAATGCCTTGAGCCTCTATAAAGCAGAACAGAAAATCAGTGAGACAGACTGCCCACTACAATGGTGGTCAGCACATGCAGGGGCACATCCACAGCTCTCCACTCTGGCTAGAAAGTACCTAGCAAGCCCTGCCACTTCTGTCCCATGTGAGAGGGTGTTCTCACTTGCTGGGAACATCATCCAGAAGAAAAGAGCAGCCTTAAGCTCTGAAAATGTGAACAGGCTCGTTTGTCTCAGTAACTGGCTCAAGGAGAAAAAGTAG